Proteins found in one Zea mays cultivar B73 chromosome 1, Zm-B73-REFERENCE-NAM-5.0, whole genome shotgun sequence genomic segment:
- the LOC100275725 gene encoding Cytochrome c biogenesis protein CCS1, chloroplastic, with protein MPSPTSYLLLNPSKPSSFRRLSAPRLSRFHVSCDAPRGGGRREVIPAGASKAKKQIVFFDAAPPVSQEGGGAVKKAGSEKLTQVGSGNAALALLRRATKMTLSVLSNLPLAISEMFAIAALMALGTVIDQGEAPSYYFEKFPEDNPVFGFITWRWILTPGFDHMFSSPVFLGLLALLATSLMACTYTTQLPMVKVARRWSFTHSGERIRKQEFADSLPQASIQDLGVILMGAGYEVFTKGPSLYAFKGLAGRYAPIGVHLAMLFIMAGATLSATGSFKGSVDVPQGLNFVIGDVMKPRGVLSVAPDVFNTEVHVNRFYMEYYDSGEVSQFYSDLSLFNLDGKEVMRKTIKVNDPLRYGGVTIYQTDWGFSALQVKKNGEGPFNLAMAPLKLNGDKKLFGTFLPLEDSDSSNPNVKGISMLARDLQSIVLYDQDGKFVGVRRPSSKLPIEINGNEILIEDAIGSTGLDLKTDPGVPIVYAGFGALMLTTCISYLSHSQIWALQDGSTVVVGGKTNRAKLEFSEEMNRLLDKVPELISADENLLDTKSTAT; from the exons ATGCCGTCCCCGACGTCCTATCTTCTCCTGAATCCCTCCAAACCCTCCTCCTTCCGCCGACTCTCGGCCCCGCGCCTGAGCCGGTTCCATGTCTCCTGCGACGCGCCACGGGGCGGCGGGAGGCGCGAGGTCATCCCCGCCGGTGCCAGCAAGGCCAAGAAACAGATCGTATTCTTCGACGCCGCCCCGCCGGTGTCCCAGGAGGGTGGAGGCGCCGTGAAGAAGGCGGGGAGCGAGAAGCTTACCCAGGTGGGCAGCGGCAACGCAGCGCTGGCGTTGTTGAGGAGGGCAACCAAGATGACACTCTCGGTGCTGTCCAACCTCCCGCTCGCTATCTCCGAGATGTTCGCCATTGCCGCCCTCATGGCTCTAG GAACGGTGATTGACCAGGGAGAGGCACCCAGCTACTACTTCGAGAAGTTCCCCGAGGACAACCCGGTCTTCGGCTTCATCACGTGGAGGTGGATCCTCACCCCCGGGTTCGACCACATGTTCTCCTCGCCAGTCTTCCTCGGCCTCCTTGCGCTCCTCGCGACGTCCCTCATGGCTTGCACCTACACGACCCAGCTCCCCATGGTCAAGGTCGCAAGAAG ATGGTCGTTCACACATTCCGGAGAAAGAATACGGAAGCAGGAATTTGCGGACTCGCTTCCCCAAGCATCCATTCAGGATTTGGGAGTCATCTTGATGGGTGCTGGATATGAG GTATTCACCAAGGGTCCATCTTTGTATGCTTTCAAAGGGCTAGCTGGTCGGTATGCGCCTATCGGCGTGCACTTGGCGATGCTCTTCATCATGGCTGGTGCCACGCTAAGTGCGACAGGAAGCTTTAAGGGCTCCGTGGATGTGCCTCAAGGGCTGAACTTTGTTATAGGAGATGTCATGAAACCTAGAGGGGTCCTCTCTGTTGCGCCGGATGTTTTCAATACTGAAGTCCATGTCAACCGGTTCTACATGGAGTACTATGACAGTGGAGAG GTCTCACAATTCTACAGTGACCTCTCCCTATTCAACCTTGATGGTAAAGAAGTGATGAGAAAGACTATCAAAGTGAACGATCCCCTGAGATACGGAGGGGTCACCATCTATCAGACAGACTGGGGATTTTCAGCATTGCAAGTGAAGAAAAATGGTGAAGGCCCTTTCAATTTGGCGATGGCCCCCTTGAAACTGAATGGGGATAAGAAGCTCTTTGGAACATTCTTGCCACTTGAAGATTCAGACTCGTCGAATCCAAATGTCAAAGGAAT ATCAATGCTTGCTCGAGATTTGCAGTCTATTGTGTTGTATGATCAAGATGGTAAGTTTGTAGGGGTCCGTCGGCCAAGCTCAAAACTGCCTATTGAGATCAATGGCAATGAAATACTCATTGAAGATGCTATTGGTAGTACTGGACTGGATCTTAAG ACTGATCCAGGAGTTCCTATTGTTTATGCTGGTTTTGGTGCGCTTATGTTAACGACCTGCATTAGCTATCTTTCACACTCTCAG ATATGGGCATTGCAAGATGGAAGTACAGTGGTCGTTGGAGGAAAGACAAATCGAGCCAAACTTGAATTTTCTGAAGAGATGAACCGGCTACTTGATAAAGTACCAGAGCTGATCAGCGCCGATGAGAATCTATTAGATACCAAATCGACAGCCACATGA